In Arachis hypogaea cultivar Tifrunner chromosome 17, arahy.Tifrunner.gnm2.J5K5, whole genome shotgun sequence, a single window of DNA contains:
- the LOC112764678 gene encoding uncharacterized protein has product MGELTQAAEVFSAAPQHRTQQVWRALLSWLAFFFQIFFQIIRTLGHYPLLSLSSSNNNNTTSFKPLPSVELHDHDEQEQQLASAALDITAASVDYSPSDRLQRFTVVLDLDETLVCAYETSSLPAALRSQAIDAGLNWFELECVSSDKEGEGKPKINCVTVFERPGLKEFLCQLSEFADLVLFTAGLEGYARPLVDKIDLENRFSLRLYRPSTISTEYREHVKDLTCISKDLSQIVIVDNNPFSFLLQPVNGIPCIPFSAGQPHDTQLLDVILPLLKQLSEQTDVRPLLYEKFHMTDWFQKQGIPATCWTL; this is encoded by the exons ATGGGAGAGTTGACTCAGGCGGCGGAAGTGTTCTCGGCGGCGCCTCAGCACCGGACTCAGCAAGTGTGGAGAGCGCTGCTGAGCTGGCTGGCCTTCTTCTTTCAGATCTTCTTTCAGATTATCAGAACCCTCGGTCACtaccctctcctctctctctcttcttccaacAATAACAACACCACTTCCTTTAAGCCTCTTCCTTCTGTTGAGCTTCATGACCATGACGAACAAGAACAGCAACTTGCCTCAGCCGCACTTGATATCACTGCCGCCTCCGTTGATTACTCCCCTTCCGATCGCCTCCAAAGATTCACG GTAGTGCTCGACTTGGATGAAACATTGGTATGTGCATATGAAACATCAAGTTTGCCAGCTGCACTGCGTTCTCAAGCAATCGATGCTGGTTTGAATTGGTTTGAGCTGGAATGTGTATCATCAGACAAG GAGGGAGAAGGGAAACCAAAAATCAATTGCGTTACAGTCTTCGAACGCCCTGGGTTAAAAGAATTTTTATGTCAACTTAGTGAATTTGCTGACTTGGTGCTGTTTACTGCTGGTCTTGAAG GTTATGCTAGACCTCTTGTTGACAAAATAGACTTGGAAAATCGGTTTAGTTTACGACTTTATCGGCCTTCAACAATTAGCAC GGAATACCGGGAACATGTCAAGGATCTTACGTGCATATCAAAGGATCTAAGCCAGATTGTTATTGTAGACAACAATCCCTTCAGCTTTTTATTGCAACCAGTGAATGGTATTCCATGCATTCCATTTTCTGCAGGACAACCACATGACACACAG CTACTAGATGTCATTCTTCCACTTCTAAAGCAACTTTCTGAGCAGACAGATGTAAGACCTTTGCTCTATGAGAAGTTCCACATGACTGATTGGTTCCAGAAGCAGGGGATTCCAGCTACCTGTTGGACTTTGTAG
- the LOC112762764 gene encoding uncharacterized protein, translating to MADFLVEVTGNPPEETGTRWRLHIDGASNQTSGGAGVILESPAGVIYEQSTKFEFPVSNNQAEYEALLGGLTLAREVGATSLEVCSDSQVVTSQVNGSYQARDPLLQKYLEKVRELTRQFQEVTVQHVPRERNTRADLLSKLASTKPGTGNRSLIQGMVKEPTVALHLTESSPSWLDPITNFLEHGKLPDDEKATKTLRREAAIYAIIQGQLFRKGLSQPLLKCLHPDQTDYCQENANFHKAPASELSLLTSTRPFAQWGVDLLGPFPVGPGQVKYLIVAINYYTKWIEAEPLASLSSSNCKKFMWRQVITHFGIPEVVISDNGTQFTDKKFTEFLTGLGIKQKFSSVEHPQTNGQVESANKVILLGLKKRLENKKGAWADELASVLWSYRTTEQSSTGETPFCLTYGVDAVIPVEIGEPSPRLLLAGVDEAMEKDLVEETREMTHLSETALKQRIALRYNTKVLRRDFGERDLVL from the exons ATGGCAGATTTCTTGGTGGAGGTAACGGGTAATCCCCCCGAggaaacgggcacacggtggaggctccacATAGACGGtgcctccaaccaaacgtccgggGGGGCCGGGGTCATCTTAGAGAGTCCGGCGGGAGTCATTTACGAGCAATCGACCAAGTTCGAATTCCCCGTGtcgaacaatcaagcggaatatgaagcccTCTTAGGTGGACTAACACTAGCTCGGGAAGTCGGGGCAACAAGTCTGGAAGTATGCAGCGACTCACAAGTCGTCACCTCGCAAGTAAACGGAAGCTATCAAGCCAGGGACCCCCTCCTACAAAAATATTTGGAAAAGGTTAGAGAATTGACAAGGCAGTTCCAAGAGGTCACGGTCCAACACGTcccaagagaaaggaacacacgggcagacctcctgtCCAAATTAGCGAGCACGAAGCCAGGAACGGGAAACCGGTCTCTCATCCAGGGTATGGTGAAGGAACCAACGGTTGCCCTCCATTTGACGGAGTCAAGCCCCTCCTGGTTGGACCCCATCACAAACTTCCTGGAACACGGCAAGTTACCTGACGATGAGAAAGCAACCAAAACGTTGAGAAGGGAGGCAGCCATATACGCAATCATACAAGGGCAACTGTTCAGAAAGGGGCTCAGCCAACCCCTATTGAAGTGCTTACatcccgaccagacggactat TGTCAagaaaacgccaacttccacaaagcgCCGGCTTCCGAGCTGAGTTTATTGACGTCTACACGACCTTTCgctcaatggggagtcgacctcctaGGACCTTTCCCAGTTGGCCCAGGACAAGTTAAATATCTCATAGTCGCCATcaactactacaccaaatggatagaggcggAACCACTAGCCAGCTTATCCTCATCCAATTGCAAgaagttcatgtggagacaaGTAATAACCCATTTCGGTATCCCGGAGGTCGTCATTTCGGACAATGGGACGCAGTTCACTGATAAGAAGTTCACGGAATTTCTCACCGGCCTGGGCATAAAACAAAAGTTTTCCTCAGTAGAACATCCCCAGACAAACGGACAAGTGGAGTCCGCAAACAAAGTCATCCTACTAGGCCTCAAGAAACGCTTAGAGAACAAGAAAGGCGCATGGGCCGACGAGCTCGCTtcggtcctctggtcctaccgGACAACCGAGCAAAGCTCCACCGGGGAAACCCCCTTCTGCCTAACGTATGGGGTCGACGCAGTGATACCCGTGGAAATTGGAGAACCGAGTCCACGGTTACTTCTCGCAGGAGTAGACGAAGCGATGGAAAAGGACCTGGTGGAAGAGACCAGAGAGATGACCCACTTGTCAGAAACAGCATTAAAACAAAGAATAGCTCTGCGCTACAACACTAAAGTCCTCAGGAGGGATTTTGGGGAAAGAGACCTCGTCCTATGA